In Columba livia isolate bColLiv1 breed racing homer chromosome 6, bColLiv1.pat.W.v2, whole genome shotgun sequence, a single genomic region encodes these proteins:
- the LOC102098679 gene encoding peroxisomal leader peptide-processing protease-like isoform X2 yields MEEEQTCCVVSISGSPGSPQPGAGPCSCSGVVLSRGPGLVLCHGARFAAFLRDGPAAWAQPRALLPDALQPSLRLHVLHPSAGTRVPALSRDAPAASRSPAGALQQHEAQLLALVPCRTFQKALAQAFGQAEQWRFGGEAAGADPRALHWFAWLRVPGLDTPAGGWTARASAGCLRKGQALRACGSPFGALCPDLFLNTLSKGVVSNMAGEENALLLTDARCLPGTEGGGAFLPSATGSRLVAVIAASFCWKGAEWVGLTLLCSLAAILRSSAGVLDAAGVAVPPVPGRVAAVQAAGEQDPLGWVALVECGGTWGSGVLLSPRLLLTCRHVVEAGDPLCVTPAPGPSRAATVLSGRLVFATEESSPFDVAVVELQDSVPGFVPPRPAHTFLPGIVASNTRDTSAGTTYPHLNFCIPITILQPLVARYRCTRDPNAFAELNRAGEGVRAAWWLQRQPGPPSKL; encoded by the exons atGGAGGAGGAGCAGACGTGCTGCGTGGTCAGCATCTCTGGCTCCCCCGGTTCGCCCCAGCCGGGCGCTggcccctgcagctgcagcgggGTGGTGCTGAGCCGCGGCCCCGGGCTGGTGCTGTGCCACGGCGCCCGCTTTGCGGCCTTCCTGCGGGATGGCCCTGCCGCCTGGGCGCAGCCCCGTGCCCTGCTGCCCGATGCCTTGCAGCCCTCCCTGCGCCTCCATGTCCTGCACCCCTCAGCGGGGACCCGCGTCCCAGCCCTCAGCCGTGACGCTCCAGCAGCATCGCGCAGCCCAGCCGGTGCCTTGCAGCAGCACGAAGCCCAGCTCCTGGCCCTGGTGCCCTGCAGAACCTTCCAGAAGGCGCTGGCGCAGGCGTTCGGGCAGGCGGAGCAATGGCGCTTTggcggggaggcagcgggggCCGACCCGCGGGCCCTGCACTGGTTCGCCTGGCTGCGGGTGCCCGGCCTGGACACCCCTGCGGGCGGCTGGACGGCGCGGGCGAGCGCCGGGTGCCTGCGCAAGGGCCAGGCGCTGCGGGCCTGCGGCTCCCCCTTCGGCGCCCTCTGCCCCGACCTCTTCCTCAACACCCTGAGCAAAGGGGTGGTCAGCAACATGGCTGGCGAGGAGAACGCCCTGCTCCTCACCGACGCGCGCTGCCTGCCCGGCACCGAGGGCGGCGGTGCCTTCTTGCCGTCTGCCACCGGCTCCCGCTTGGTGGCCGTCATTGCCGCCTCCTTCTGCTGGAAAGGCGCCGAGTGGGTCGGgctcaccctgctctgctccctcgCTGCCATCCTGCGCAGCAGCGCCGGTGTCCTGGACGCCGCCGGGGTGGCGGTGCCACCAGTGCCGGGGCGGGTGGCcgcggtgcaggcagcaggagagcaggacCCCCTGGGCTGGGTGGCGCTGGTGGAGTgtggggggacgtgggggtcGGGGGTGCTGCTGTCTCCCCGCCTGCTCCTCACCTGCCGGCATGTGGTGGAGGCCGGTGACCCGCTCTGCGTGACACCAGCGCCTGGTCCCAGCCG GGCCGCCACTGTCCTCAGCGGGCGCCTGGTGTTTGCCACCGAGGAGTCTTCTCCCTTCGACGTGGCCGTGGTGGAGCTGCAGGACAGCGTGCCGGGCTTTGTCCCCCCGCGCCCAGCACACACCTTCCTCCCAG GGATCGTGGCCAGCAACACCCGGGACACCAGCGCGGGGACCACCTACCCGCACCTCAACTTCTGCATCCCCATCACCATCCTGCAGCCCCTCGTCGCGCGCTACCGATGCACCAGGGACCCCAACGCCTTCGCCGAGCTCAACCGGGCGGGTGAGGGCGTGCGGGCGGCTTGGTGGCTCCAGCGGCAGCCGGGACCCCCCAGCAAGCTCTGA
- the LOC102098679 gene encoding peroxisomal leader peptide-processing protease-like isoform X1 produces MEEEQTCCVVSISGSPGSPQPGAGPCSCSGVVLSRGPGLVLCHGARFAAFLRDGPAAWAQPRALLPDALQPSLRLHVLHPSAGTRVPALSRDAPAASRSPAGALQQHEAQLLALVPCRTFQKALAQAFGQAEQWRFGGEAAGADPRALHWFAWLRVPGLDTPAGGWTARASAGCLRKGQALRACGSPFGALCPDLFLNTLSKGVVSNMAGEENALLLTDARCLPGTEGGGAFLPSATGSRLVAVIAASFCWKGAEWVGLTLLCSLAAILRSSAGVLDAAGVAVPPVPGRVAAVQAAGEQDPLGWVALVECGGTWGSGVLLSPRLLLTCRHVVEAGDPLCVTPAPGPSRAATVLSGRLVFATEESSPFDVAVVELQDSVPGFVPPRPAHTFLPGEEVSVMGFGALGRACGPSVTAGVLSAVVTVAGRPVMLQTTCAVHGGSSGSPLVSSRSGRLLGIVASNTRDTSAGTTYPHLNFCIPITILQPLVARYRCTRDPNAFAELNRAGEGVRAAWWLQRQPGPPSKL; encoded by the exons atGGAGGAGGAGCAGACGTGCTGCGTGGTCAGCATCTCTGGCTCCCCCGGTTCGCCCCAGCCGGGCGCTggcccctgcagctgcagcgggGTGGTGCTGAGCCGCGGCCCCGGGCTGGTGCTGTGCCACGGCGCCCGCTTTGCGGCCTTCCTGCGGGATGGCCCTGCCGCCTGGGCGCAGCCCCGTGCCCTGCTGCCCGATGCCTTGCAGCCCTCCCTGCGCCTCCATGTCCTGCACCCCTCAGCGGGGACCCGCGTCCCAGCCCTCAGCCGTGACGCTCCAGCAGCATCGCGCAGCCCAGCCGGTGCCTTGCAGCAGCACGAAGCCCAGCTCCTGGCCCTGGTGCCCTGCAGAACCTTCCAGAAGGCGCTGGCGCAGGCGTTCGGGCAGGCGGAGCAATGGCGCTTTggcggggaggcagcgggggCCGACCCGCGGGCCCTGCACTGGTTCGCCTGGCTGCGGGTGCCCGGCCTGGACACCCCTGCGGGCGGCTGGACGGCGCGGGCGAGCGCCGGGTGCCTGCGCAAGGGCCAGGCGCTGCGGGCCTGCGGCTCCCCCTTCGGCGCCCTCTGCCCCGACCTCTTCCTCAACACCCTGAGCAAAGGGGTGGTCAGCAACATGGCTGGCGAGGAGAACGCCCTGCTCCTCACCGACGCGCGCTGCCTGCCCGGCACCGAGGGCGGCGGTGCCTTCTTGCCGTCTGCCACCGGCTCCCGCTTGGTGGCCGTCATTGCCGCCTCCTTCTGCTGGAAAGGCGCCGAGTGGGTCGGgctcaccctgctctgctccctcgCTGCCATCCTGCGCAGCAGCGCCGGTGTCCTGGACGCCGCCGGGGTGGCGGTGCCACCAGTGCCGGGGCGGGTGGCcgcggtgcaggcagcaggagagcaggacCCCCTGGGCTGGGTGGCGCTGGTGGAGTgtggggggacgtgggggtcGGGGGTGCTGCTGTCTCCCCGCCTGCTCCTCACCTGCCGGCATGTGGTGGAGGCCGGTGACCCGCTCTGCGTGACACCAGCGCCTGGTCCCAGCCG GGCCGCCACTGTCCTCAGCGGGCGCCTGGTGTTTGCCACCGAGGAGTCTTCTCCCTTCGACGTGGCCGTGGTGGAGCTGCAGGACAGCGTGCCGGGCTTTGTCCCCCCGCGCCCAGCACACACCTTCCTCCCAG gCGAGGAGGTGAGCGTGATGGGCTTCGGGGCGCTGGGGCGGGCCTGCGGCCCCTCGGTGACAGCGGGGGTCCTCTCGGCTGTGGTGACGGTGGCCGGGCGCCCTGTCATGCTGCAGACCACCTGCGCCGTCCATGGGGGCTCCAGCGGCAGCCCCCTCGTCTCCTCCCGCAGCGGACGCCTCCTGG GGATCGTGGCCAGCAACACCCGGGACACCAGCGCGGGGACCACCTACCCGCACCTCAACTTCTGCATCCCCATCACCATCCTGCAGCCCCTCGTCGCGCGCTACCGATGCACCAGGGACCCCAACGCCTTCGCCGAGCTCAACCGGGCGGGTGAGGGCGTGCGGGCGGCTTGGTGGCTCCAGCGGCAGCCGGGACCCCCCAGCAAGCTCTGA